GAAGTCTTTTTCACCAAAGCAAGCGACATCAGGTTGCACTATGTTGAATAGTTTATTAACTATGGTGGTAACGCCCCGAAAATGGCTATTACGACTTTTTCCACAAATAATATTACCGAGCTCTGGTACTTCAACATAGGTTTGCTCAGCGAGTGGCCGAGGATAAATATCTTTTACTGTTGGGGCGTAAAGTAGATTAACGCCACGCTCTGCTAGCGCTTGGCTATCGGCTTCCATTGTTCGCGGATAGGCATCCAGATCTTCATTTTGGCCAAATTGCATTGGATTAACGAAAATACTGACGATAACAATATCGGCTCGCATAAACGCGTTATCAACCAAGCTTAAATGACCGTTGTGTAAATTACCCATGGTAGGTACAAAGGCAATTTTTAATCCTTGTTGTCGCCAATTAGCCACTTGATTACGTAATTGTTTAATATCTGAAACTGTTTGCATCATTCACTCTAGGAATAGGAGGCGTTAATATTATTACTCAAAAATATGTTCAGTCGCAGGGAAAGCACCCTCACTGACTTCTGTGATAAATTGTGTAACAGCTTTACGAATATCGCCTGTTTCAGTTAAATAGTTTTTAGAAAATTTAGGAATATAACCACTCGAAATACCTAAAATGTCGTGCATTACAAGTACTTGACCGTCAGTGTCTGCACCTGCACCAATCCCACAAACGGGTACAGAAACTGCTTCTGTAATAGCTTTAGCGAGTGAGGCCGGTACACATTCTAATAAAATCATTTGCGCGCCGGCTTTTTCTAAATCAATAGCATCTTGGATCATCTGTTGTGCAGCATTGTTTTCTCTACCCTGGATTTTATAACCGCCAAACACATGTACTGATTGTGGGGTTAAGCCTAAATGCGCACAAACGGGCACGGAGCGTTGAGTTAATGTTTCTATCGTTTCTTTTAACCAAGCGGCGCCTTCAAGTTTGACCATTTGCGCACCCGCTTGCATTAATTTTGCAGCATTTAAACAGGCTTGTTCTGGCGTGGCATACGACATAAATGGCATATCAGCAAGAATAAAAGCTGAACTTGCGCCTGCAGCTACACAGCGAGTGTGGTAAGCCATATCATCAATGGTGACTTTTAACGTGTCATTATTGCCTTGTAACACCATGCCTAATGAATCACCAATTAAGATCACATCTATCCCTTGCTCATCAAAAATTTGCGCAAAGCTTGTGTCATAAGCGGTTAGTGCTGTAAATTTTTCACCGTTTTGTTTTTTCTTTAAAAGTGAAGTAATGGAAGTCTTTTTTTTCATTGCTCATTCCGCGTAAAGGCAGTTTAGTTCAGCTTTTTAAGGCCATTAATAGCACACGCTTTTAACAGAGCGCTAATCGGTTGCCCAGAGGGTAATATTAGATTAGGTGCTATTTCCGCTAAAGGGTATAAAACAAATTCTCGTTCGTACATGCCGTAGTGAGGTACGATAAGTCGAGGGTGGTTAATAGTTTGCTCACCGTATAATAGTATATCGATATCTAATGTTCTTGGCCCCCAACGTTCAGCTTTGCGTACACGGCCTTGGGTTAATTCAATGTTTTGCAAGGCGTTAAGTAATTCAATGGCTTCTCCTTGCCACGTTAAGCAAGCGACCGCATTAACATAGTTAGGTTGATCTTGTGGCCCCATGGGTAAGCTTTCGTAAAAAGAAGAGCAAGATAGGTCACAGGCTTTATCTAACTGAGCTATTGCTTGCAAAGCATGATTGAGTTGCTCAATGGGTGTCGCAAGATTAGAGCCCAAACCCAAATATACAGTTATCATTATTCAGAAGATGCTGGTTTACGTTTTCTTGGGACTCGACGTCGACGACGGCGTGGCTTTTTATCATCGCTGGTGTTGTTATTGCGCACGCTACTACGCTTTTGTGCATCATCAAGGGTTTGAAATTCCGTCCACCATTGTGCGAGTTCGACTAGGTGACCTTTCTCTACTTCTGCACGCAGTAATAAAAAGTCATAAGCCGCGCGAAATTTAGGGTGTTCTATTAACTTAAATGGCTTATTGCCATGACGTTGCTCTAAGCGAGGCTGTAACTGCCATATGTCGCGGATCATAGATGCAAAACGTTTTGGGATCATGACACTTTTGGCTGCCGTATCTAAAATATCACCTAGGGCAACTTGATAAGCATCATAAGTGGATAAGCCCCCTTCGTTTTGTAATTCATGTTTTCTTGCATCAATTAAGTGCCAATATAAAGTGGCGAACAAAAAGGCTGGAGTGACGCGTTTACCGGCAGAGATCCTGTCATCGGTATTAGCTAGGGCTAAGCTGAACATTTGATATGGATGGCCTAGCTTATCTTTCATGGTGTTTTTTAGTGGCCAAAAAATTTGTTGAAACAATTCATACTTTAATAAAGCATCAAATGTCGCTTGACCTTTACCACCTAAAAATAATTTAAGGCATTCTTCGAAAATACGAGCTGGTGGAATATTCTTAAGCAAGCTGGCTAATTCGTTAATGGGGTCGGCTGTCTTTTGTGCAATTTGCATATCGAGCTTAACAGCAAACCGGACTGCACGTAACATACGGACAGGGTCTTCGCGATAACGTATTTCTGGATCACCAATTAAACTAATTTCTCTGTTAGCAATGGCTTGTACACCCCCCCAATAATCACGGATGGAGTAATCAGCTACACTGTAATACAACGCATTAATTGAGAAATCACGGCGTTCAGCGTCTTCGTCTATACTGCCGTATACATTATCGCGTAGTAATTGACCGTGCTCATTTTGATGAGAGACGGCATCTTGCTGTTTAGCCGGTTCATGGTGGCCACGAAACGTGGCTACTTCAATAATCTCACGGCCAAATACAATGTGAGCTAAACGGAAACGTCGGCCAATTAAGCGGCAATTATTAAATAGTTTTTTTATTTGCTCTGGAGTGGCGTTAGTCGCTATATCAAAATCTTTGGGGTTTAAACCAAGCAATAAATCACGAACGCCACCACCGACTAAATAAGCATCATAACCTGCATCATTTAGCCGATATAAAACCTTAAGGGCATTTCTGCCTATATTTTGACGGGAAATATTGTGCTGGTCGCGAGGAATGATTTGGAGCTTGCCAGTGTTGCTACCTGATCGTTTGGCTCCTTTACCGACCACTTTTTTACACAATTCTATTACTTTTCGGATAACGCTAATCTCATTGCTATACACAATCCACAGTGGCGCTAATGATATACCAGCTAAGGTTTTTTGCAAATCCCGTATGCAAGAGAAATAAAGGGACTGCGAGAATTATTACCTATTTTTTATATAAAATTTAGCGGTTGCCAGTTTTGCGTCGCTAATGTTAGCAATTTGTCAGGCGGAACTTGCTGGTATTCATCCAAAATGGGTTGCTTAAGAAATCTTAACGCATTAACTAATAGTTGGCTTTTTTCAGCTAAGCTAACGGCAGGCGCGTGGTTTTGTTTGCTTAATTTTCGACCATCTTCAGCCATTACTAGAGGAATGTGGCAGTAGGTGGGAGGTGTTTTATGTAATTGATGAAATAGGACTATTTGCCAAAAGGTTGTTTCGAGAATGTCTTGTCCGCGCACAACATGAGTGACGCCTTGTTCAATATCATCGAGTACTACGGCTAATTGATATGCAAATAAACCATCACGCCGGTGGATCAAAAAGTCTTCACTAAATTTAGTATTTTTCGCTATTTGTTTACCGAGAAAACCATCGTTAAATTGCTGAATGGGTGAATGATTAAGAAAACGCACGGCATTGCCGCTTATCGGTAAGTTGGCTGTAAGGCAATGCTGATCATATTGACCACTCAAGCTTTTTAAGCGTCGCCGAGTGCAGCTGCAGGCATATGCCTGCTTTGTGGCTAACCAATCATTTAATTGTGTTAAATAAGCTTGATTGCGCTGGCTTTGATAAAAAACACTATCGTCCCAATGTAACCCTAGGCTATCTAAAGTAAACAGTATGCTATCGGCGGCACCTTTAGGTTCGCGTGGGGGATCGATATCCTCAATACGGACAAGCCATTTTCCATGGTTGGCTTTGGCATCTAAGTAACTCGCAAGGGCTGCGACAATTGAACCAAAGTGCAAAGGACCAGAAGGTGAAGGGGCAAAACGACCAATGTACATAAGCTAATAAATGCAAACAAAAAAGCTTCGCATAGCGAAGCTTTTTATATTAATAAAGGAGCATATTTTTGATTAACCCGCTAACTGTTTCTCTTTTATTTCAGCTAAGGTTTTACAATCAATACATAAATCAGCTGTCGGACGTGCTTCTAAACGACGGATACCGATTTCAATGCCACACTCTTTACAGAAACCGAATTCGTCTTCTTCGATTAGCTGTAATGTTTTCTCAATTTTTTTGATCAGTTTGCGCTCGCGGTCACGGGCTCGCAATTCTAAACTGAACTCTTCTTCTTGAGCTGCACGATCGACAGGATCTGGGAAGTTAGCTGCTTCATCTTGCATATGGCTCATGGTTTTGTCTACTTCTTGACGAAGTTGGCTGCGCCATGCTGCTAAAATCTTTTTAAAATGCTCAAGTTGAGCTGGACCCATGTATTCTTCGCCTGGCTGCTCTTTATATGGCTCTAGGCCAGCGATAGCCATAATACCTAATGATTTTTTTTCTGTGCCAGTAGGCATAATTCCGATTCTCCTAATTGCTTTGTCGTTAATAACAAAGCAAACGCTGTTAGCATATTACTTGCTTGAGATTGTTGTTTGTGCGTGCAGCACCTAATAAACGCAAATATGGAGACAAGATAATAAAACTCAACCCCATAAATAGTTTTTGATTAAAAAATTAATCAATCAAGCATTTGTATTAAAAAGCTGGCTATCTATAGCAGAAAGGTTTTTGGGGTGCAATTTATTTTTTAACAATTTGTTAATATTTGCAGGTGAGGAAGGGGATTATTGCAAGTACAAATAAAAAACGCCCGTAAACGGGCGTTTTGATAAACGGTTAGCTGCTTTTATTCCTTAATAGAGGATCCTACCTCTAGCTCCATGCATTAATCATCCTGACTAATTTCGCGTCTTGCTTGTCCTTACATCCTTGTCTCCAATCTTCCTGATTAAGAGAGCTGTCCTTCATTTTTTCGCACCAACCCTGTGCTTACTTCCTGTATTCTGTTATCACTCTCCTTGAGCGACCAGTTCCTTTTCAGAAGATGATTTAATAATAGCTTGTGGTTGAATTACTGCAATTGCTTAAAACAAACAATAAATGTACTTTTTGAGAGGAGTGGATAATGGAGGTGGTTAAAAGTTGTTTTATATCAATGGCATAGAATATGTTATAGGTAATTGACGGGTGGTCAAAACCACTGTTTCCTACAGTATTGTAAGATATATCGCACACGTTTTGTTGTTAAAACGTCGTACGTGTGCGGATATTAGTCAGAAAAGATTATTTTTTAATCCCCTCTATATTCAATGTAATAAAAATATTGGCTGACGCAGGACCGAGATCGTATGTCATATCGTAATCTGCTAGTTTAAATTCTGTTGTACCTGTAAACCCGACACGGTATCCGCCCCATGGGTCTTTGCCTTCGCCCACTTTTTCAGCATTGATCACAATAGGTTTGGTGACACCATGCAAAGTGAAGTCGCCATATACTTTGAGTTTACCGTTACCTAGGTCTTCGATTTTACTGCTATTAAATTTGGATTCTTTAAAGTAGTTAACAGCAAGAAAGTCTCGACCTCTAAGGTGCTTATCTCGTTCTGCGTGGTTAGAGTCGATACTGGCAGGGTCGATAGTAACTGATATTTTCGCTTGCTCAGGGTTAGCAGCGTCATAACTGAAGTCACCTTCAAAGCGATTAAAACGTCCGGTCAGCCAACTATAGCCTAAATGCTTTATTTTAAATTCAATTGATGCATGCGCGCCACGTGTATCTATTTTATAGTCAGCAGCTTGTGCAGTACTGAAAATAGATGTTCCTAATGCCAACACACTGGCGATAATGGTTTTATTCATAGTGGTTTTTCCTTTATAACATACGTTTAAGGGTGTCGTTACGGTTAATAAAATGGTGCTTTAATGCGGCTAAAGCATGCACAATAGCAAGACTAATTATGCTGTAAGCTAGATATTCATGAACTAAACCAGCCAGTTCAGCTTGGCTTTCTCCTTGGCTTAATAGTGCTGGAATGTCAATCAAACCAAAAATAGAGATAGCTCTACCGTCGGCGGTTGAAATTAAGTAACCTGAAACGAGTAAGCAGAATATCAGTAAGTAAAGAAGGCAATGAGTGCCTTTTGCGATGAGTACTTGCCATTTTGCAATATCGGGCGAGAGCGTGAGTTTACGGTGTTGAGTTATGTTAATTAGTCGGATGACTGTGATTAGCAAGAGTAGCATACCTAGGCTTTTATGAATATCAGGCGCTGTTTTATACCAGTCGTGATAATAATTGAGATCAACCATCCAAGTGCCTAGAGCAAACAGGCTTAATAGGATTATCGCACTTAGCCAA
This genomic window from Saccharobesus litoralis contains:
- a CDS encoding cytochrome b translates to MTKYSILTRILHWLSAIILLSLFALGTWMVDLNYYHDWYKTAPDIHKSLGMLLLLITVIRLINITQHRKLTLSPDIAKWQVLIAKGTHCLLYLLIFCLLVSGYLISTADGRAISIFGLIDIPALLSQGESQAELAGLVHEYLAYSIISLAIVHALAALKHHFINRNDTLKRML
- the gluQRS gene encoding tRNA glutamyl-Q(34) synthetase GluQRS gives rise to the protein MYIGRFAPSPSGPLHFGSIVAALASYLDAKANHGKWLVRIEDIDPPREPKGAADSILFTLDSLGLHWDDSVFYQSQRNQAYLTQLNDWLATKQAYACSCTRRRLKSLSGQYDQHCLTANLPISGNAVRFLNHSPIQQFNDGFLGKQIAKNTKFSEDFLIHRRDGLFAYQLAVVLDDIEQGVTHVVRGQDILETTFWQIVLFHQLHKTPPTYCHIPLVMAEDGRKLSKQNHAPAVSLAEKSQLLVNALRFLKQPILDEYQQVPPDKLLTLATQNWQPLNFI
- the folK gene encoding 2-amino-4-hydroxy-6-hydroxymethyldihydropteridine diphosphokinase, which produces MITVYLGLGSNLATPIEQLNHALQAIAQLDKACDLSCSSFYESLPMGPQDQPNYVNAVACLTWQGEAIELLNALQNIELTQGRVRKAERWGPRTLDIDILLYGEQTINHPRLIVPHYGMYEREFVLYPLAEIAPNLILPSGQPISALLKACAINGLKKLN
- the dksA gene encoding RNA polymerase-binding protein DksA, with translation MPTGTEKKSLGIMAIAGLEPYKEQPGEEYMGPAQLEHFKKILAAWRSQLRQEVDKTMSHMQDEAANFPDPVDRAAQEEEFSLELRARDRERKLIKKIEKTLQLIEEDEFGFCKECGIEIGIRRLEARPTADLCIDCKTLAEIKEKQLAG
- the panB gene encoding 3-methyl-2-oxobutanoate hydroxymethyltransferase, producing the protein MKKKTSITSLLKKKQNGEKFTALTAYDTSFAQIFDEQGIDVILIGDSLGMVLQGNNDTLKVTIDDMAYHTRCVAAGASSAFILADMPFMSYATPEQACLNAAKLMQAGAQMVKLEGAAWLKETIETLTQRSVPVCAHLGLTPQSVHVFGGYKIQGRENNAAQQMIQDAIDLEKAGAQMILLECVPASLAKAITEAVSVPVCGIGAGADTDGQVLVMHDILGISSGYIPKFSKNYLTETGDIRKAVTQFITEVSEGAFPATEHIFE
- the pcnB gene encoding polynucleotide adenylyltransferase PcnB, whose product is MPRDQHNISRQNIGRNALKVLYRLNDAGYDAYLVGGGVRDLLLGLNPKDFDIATNATPEQIKKLFNNCRLIGRRFRLAHIVFGREIIEVATFRGHHEPAKQQDAVSHQNEHGQLLRDNVYGSIDEDAERRDFSINALYYSVADYSIRDYWGGVQAIANREISLIGDPEIRYREDPVRMLRAVRFAVKLDMQIAQKTADPINELASLLKNIPPARIFEECLKLFLGGKGQATFDALLKYELFQQIFWPLKNTMKDKLGHPYQMFSLALANTDDRISAGKRVTPAFLFATLYWHLIDARKHELQNEGGLSTYDAYQVALGDILDTAAKSVMIPKRFASMIRDIWQLQPRLEQRHGNKPFKLIEHPKFRAAYDFLLLRAEVEKGHLVELAQWWTEFQTLDDAQKRSSVRNNNTSDDKKPRRRRRRVPRKRKPASSE
- the panC gene encoding pantoate--beta-alanine ligase, producing MQTVSDIKQLRNQVANWRQQGLKIAFVPTMGNLHNGHLSLVDNAFMRADIVIVSIFVNPMQFGQNEDLDAYPRTMEADSQALAERGVNLLYAPTVKDIYPRPLAEQTYVEVPELGNIICGKSRNSHFRGVTTIVNKLFNIVQPDVACFGEKDFQQLFLIKRMVEDLSMPIEVVGVPTVREESGLAMSSRNGYLSDEEKQQATALYKSLKYARDYIKQGHRDFRHIKQAMQTNIEQSQMRLDYVEFRDANTLLEANHNTTSFVVLVAAYLSSARLIDNIYFDI
- a CDS encoding YceI family protein is translated as MNKTIIASVLALGTSIFSTAQAADYKIDTRGAHASIEFKIKHLGYSWLTGRFNRFEGDFSYDAANPEQAKISVTIDPASIDSNHAERDKHLRGRDFLAVNYFKESKFNSSKIEDLGNGKLKVYGDFTLHGVTKPIVINAEKVGEGKDPWGGYRVGFTGTTEFKLADYDMTYDLGPASANIFITLNIEGIKK